Proteins encoded by one window of Sorangium aterium:
- a CDS encoding SDR family NAD(P)-dependent oxidoreductase, which yields MSTSSRLKQIVADELLLSHEQLDADASFSELGIDSILAVEVVKKVNRAFGVELKSTALYDLPSIRALAEHIDGPGVEAPRGSRISLKPVGIVGPAPSSIVDAPPAEVDTPPAESAAPRTAPPPTRAQAEIRRELREVVAAGLLVSPNDLKDAAAFAEIGVDSILGVEIVKRCNQAWGTELPASILYSYPSIAELAEHVAEILAEASHAGGRSPEESNGSRSRPIVHRAVSEVRREAPPSAAPEVRREAPPSAVSEVRREAPPSAAPEVRREAPPSAAPEVRREAPPSAASEVRREAPAQAPAARAADPDEPIAVVGLSCRVPGARDAREFWVNLYQGRDSVREVPHERWDPQLWFDPDRHAPGKTYSKWGGFLDDVDKFDPLFFNISPAEASWIDPQHRLFLEECWSALEDAGYTPDDVRGRRVGVYAGIMNNDYQEVIIRSGSSPSEHGTTGIAESMLASRPSYFLNLKGPALTINTACSSSLVAIHLACESLKNRHTDMMIAGGVTCYLTESSYIGMSKLGMLSPRGVCSPFDDGADGIAPSEGVGVVVLKRLSDAIADGDRIWGIVRGSLTNQDGRTNGITAPSSISQKALFVELYERTGIHPESIQYVEAHGTGTKLGDPIEVEALSGAFRTFTQKSRFCALGSVKGNIGHTSGAAGVVSLIKVLLCMKHRTLVPSLHYERSNRHIAFEETPFTVQTEVAAWEAPQGAPRRSAISSFGFSGTNAHLIVDEPPALPIAPSTPKPAYLFAVSARTPDALRQRLAALSEALTEADGRIDLQALSYTLNRRRAHFAHRVALIASSVSELQQLLEAARRGEAGPRVVLGPASAKETSASDALLFTEVLTIVIEQVRRRDGLDDASYARKLTVLGALYARGLDVDWAILHEGERSRPLSLPGYPFQRRRCWIEVSSNDSASKASPALAPSHRVSPRVQENGAHHNGARENGAYENGAGLSRGSFATPVLEPSHGVETFELSEEQPTLADHRIAGQSIVPAVQYLELIRAALERGGKRAVRLFGCVWLDACRVRGSAPRLRLSLEEAGRFVFSSTDEAGRTVVHCRGSWEERDLARIPPPVALAPLLEQAVTVLKGAEIYAKFARLGIDYGPSFRTLQWVQRAGTKLVAKIEARPSRGGELVVAGLLDGALQSLIGFAQDEGEGSSVPFSMDAVEVYGPVDSELYVVVDVKPSKGPGPSLSRQVDLKLIALDGQVRVSIENLTVRKYANKTQSIQAPTSPRVVLCEVDWRDRPAGEVPIDLAAARGVLVLEGRAGLSSALQSWCSERQHRMPIISVTPDGPFAQLGPAEYCVDPSRPEDFARLWSALAAGGIAVSHVLNLWSIHGAQRGGAGESLEDRIATGPLATFDLVAASARAGTRKLRLLHAYLTDDPLAGADAMMAGFAESVVREKPDYDLRVVGLGDACRAPSVLVDVLARDLFSKGAPRHVRWVDPRQSRFMGVRRLEADAAGTSAVAAAPVAGGVYLVTGGMGGVGRHVAHWLASEFGARLALVGRHARDPMIEAKLEPLRRAGAAAVEYFSCDVACADEVDALIPAIQNKLGALRGIIHAAGVLNDSLLVNKTRADFERVVSPKVFGAVHLHRATARHHLDFFAAFSSLAALKGNVGQVDYATANAFLGHFAAWREGQRERGECSGITVAIDWPLWRDGGMQVTAEIEQRLRDAFGLEPLETGEGMDAFRTILARGVPRVAVARGRVSAVSRYLGLEGDDVKVSTVTAGAIERGPVAAMHEPPPQRTGGDPGQREQAAVAMLTQICVATLGLDAADVDPDAPFDTLGVDSILMMKILSAIEQHVHLPVPPSMILENPTVHQLAKALVAEGFVREPSAKANGVRTEAPAPSMEPIAPSRSPAAAPVPAERAPDRRIAVIGMACRFPGSPSPESFWENLRGEKCLVTEVPPDRWDVGRSFSPDKSAGRSYSKWGGFIEGVDLFDNEFFGVADEDAVVMDPQQRIVLELTQELFDRAGYARREIEGRNIAVLLGASQSSYINLVEGNLSDKQLAKAVVSTISNMVAARVADFYNLKGAAQTIDAACASALIAVHDACKALVDGSVDMAVAGGIGLLLDDRQFVSFSRASVLSDTGVCRVFDEKANGFVLGEGAGLVLLKRYDQAVKDGDRILGVILGSAVNNDGRTMGLTVPNQAAQEAVIELALANASVSADTISYLEAHGTGTLLGDPIEVKAASKAYSKQTEAKRYCGIGSVKSSVGHLMRAAGIASLIKVILSLQHGTIPATLHCDEPHARFQFEQSPFYPVRGTQEWRPLKGVRRAGISSFGFGGTNCHMIVEEAPRSVPAQRQERPPQPFRRRRFWADGKTPAPRHDERHLWDILSRLERGELSSEQATRMTAQAL from the coding sequence GTGAGCACGAGCAGCCGCCTGAAGCAGATTGTGGCCGACGAACTGCTGCTGAGCCACGAGCAGTTGGACGCCGATGCATCGTTCTCCGAGCTCGGGATCGACTCGATCCTCGCGGTCGAAGTCGTGAAGAAGGTCAACCGCGCATTCGGCGTGGAGCTGAAGAGCACGGCTCTTTACGACCTGCCCTCGATCCGCGCGCTGGCGGAGCACATCGACGGCCCTGGAGTCGAAGCGCCTCGGGGGTCGCGCATTTCCCTGAAGCCAGTGGGCATCGTCGGCCCTGCGCCGTCGTCCATCGTGGACGCGCCCCCGGCGGAGGTGGACACGCCCCCGGCGGAGAGCGCGGCCCCCCGGACCGCGCCGCCTCCGACGCGCGCGCAGGCCGAAATCCGTAGAGAGCTTCGTGAGGTCGTGGCGGCAGGGCTGCTCGTCTCGCCGAACGACTTGAAGGACGCGGCGGCCTTCGCAGAGATAGGGGTCGACTCGATCCTGGGCGTCGAGATCGTCAAGCGCTGCAATCAGGCGTGGGGAACCGAGCTGCCGGCGAGTATTCTTTACAGCTATCCCAGCATCGCCGAGCTCGCCGAGCACGTCGCGGAGATCCTCGCAGAGGCGTCCCACGCGGGCGGCCGCTCACCAGAGGAAAGCAACGGGTCCAGGAGTCGTCCGATCGTGCATCGCGCGGTGTCGGAGGTGCGGCGTGAAGCGCCGCCGAGCGCGGCTCCGGAGGTGCGGCGTGAAGCGCCGCCGAGCGCGGTGTCGGAAGTGCGGCGGGAAGCGCCGCCGAGCGCGGCTCCGGAGGTGCGGCGTGAAGCGCCGCCGAGCGCGGCTCCGGAGGTGCGGCGTGAAGCGCCGCCGAGCGCGGCTTCCGAGGTGCGGCGTGAAGCGCCGGCCCAAGCACCGGCGGCCCGCGCCGCGGATCCGGACGAACCGATCGCAGTCGTCGGGCTCTCTTGCCGTGTACCCGGCGCGCGCGATGCGCGCGAGTTCTGGGTCAATCTCTACCAAGGTCGCGACTCGGTGCGAGAGGTGCCCCACGAGCGTTGGGATCCGCAGCTCTGGTTCGATCCGGATCGCCACGCGCCGGGCAAAACATACAGCAAGTGGGGGGGATTTCTCGACGACGTCGACAAGTTCGACCCGCTCTTCTTCAATATCTCGCCTGCCGAGGCGAGCTGGATCGATCCCCAGCACCGCCTCTTTCTCGAGGAGTGCTGGTCGGCGCTCGAGGACGCTGGCTACACGCCGGACGACGTGCGCGGCAGGCGTGTGGGCGTCTACGCCGGAATCATGAACAATGATTACCAAGAGGTGATCATCCGGTCGGGCTCCAGCCCCAGCGAGCACGGCACGACGGGCATCGCCGAGTCGATGCTCGCCTCACGTCCGTCGTACTTCCTGAACCTCAAGGGCCCGGCGCTCACCATCAACACGGCATGCTCGTCGTCTCTCGTGGCCATTCATCTGGCGTGTGAGTCGCTCAAGAACCGGCACACCGATATGATGATCGCCGGCGGCGTGACCTGCTATCTGACCGAGTCGTCGTACATCGGAATGAGCAAGCTCGGGATGCTCTCGCCCCGGGGGGTGTGCTCGCCGTTCGACGACGGAGCCGACGGTATCGCTCCCAGCGAGGGGGTCGGCGTCGTCGTCCTGAAACGTTTGAGCGACGCGATCGCTGACGGAGACAGGATCTGGGGGATCGTTCGGGGGTCTCTGACGAATCAAGACGGCAGGACCAACGGGATCACGGCGCCGAGCTCGATCTCGCAGAAGGCGCTGTTCGTCGAGCTGTATGAGAGGACGGGGATTCACCCGGAGAGCATCCAGTACGTCGAGGCTCACGGCACGGGGACCAAGCTCGGCGATCCGATCGAGGTAGAGGCGCTCAGCGGGGCGTTTCGCACGTTCACGCAGAAGTCGCGCTTCTGCGCGCTCGGCTCGGTGAAAGGCAACATCGGCCACACGTCGGGCGCCGCCGGCGTCGTGAGCCTGATCAAGGTGCTGCTGTGCATGAAGCACCGCACCCTCGTGCCATCGCTCCATTACGAGCGTTCGAATCGGCACATCGCCTTCGAGGAGACGCCGTTCACGGTTCAGACCGAGGTAGCCGCATGGGAGGCGCCGCAGGGCGCGCCGCGGCGCTCCGCGATCAGCTCGTTCGGGTTCAGCGGCACCAATGCCCACTTGATCGTGGACGAGCCGCCTGCATTGCCGATCGCCCCGAGCACGCCCAAACCGGCTTACCTGTTTGCGGTCTCGGCGCGGACGCCCGACGCCCTCCGGCAGAGGTTGGCGGCTCTCTCCGAGGCCTTGACCGAGGCTGATGGCCGTATCGACCTTCAAGCTCTGAGCTACACGCTGAACCGCCGCCGCGCGCATTTTGCACATCGCGTCGCGCTGATTGCCTCGTCGGTGAGCGAGCTCCAACAATTGCTGGAGGCCGCTCGCCGCGGCGAGGCGGGGCCGCGCGTCGTCCTTGGGCCCGCTTCAGCCAAGGAGACGAGCGCCTCCGACGCGCTCCTTTTCACGGAGGTGCTCACCATCGTGATCGAGCAGGTCCGGCGGCGAGACGGCCTAGACGATGCGAGCTACGCGCGCAAGCTGACGGTCCTCGGGGCGCTCTACGCGAGAGGGCTGGACGTCGATTGGGCGATTCTGCACGAGGGAGAACGCTCCCGCCCTTTAAGCTTGCCCGGTTATCCGTTCCAGAGGCGTCGGTGCTGGATCGAGGTGTCGTCCAATGACTCGGCGAGCAAGGCGTCTCCGGCTCTGGCTCCGTCGCATCGAGTGAGCCCCCGGGTCCAGGAGAACGGTGCTCATCACAATGGTGCGCGCGAGAACGGCGCGTATGAGAACGGCGCTGGCCTCTCCCGCGGTTCGTTCGCGACGCCGGTTTTGGAACCGAGCCATGGGGTCGAGACGTTCGAGCTCTCCGAGGAGCAGCCGACGTTGGCCGATCATCGAATCGCCGGGCAGTCGATCGTTCCAGCGGTGCAGTATCTGGAGCTGATCCGCGCCGCGCTCGAACGCGGCGGCAAGCGGGCCGTCCGGCTCTTCGGGTGCGTCTGGCTCGACGCCTGCCGGGTCCGCGGCTCGGCGCCGCGACTTCGTTTGTCGCTTGAAGAGGCCGGACGGTTCGTCTTTAGCTCGACCGACGAAGCGGGGCGAACCGTCGTTCATTGCCGCGGCTCCTGGGAGGAGAGGGACCTCGCCCGGATCCCGCCCCCGGTGGCCCTCGCGCCCCTCCTCGAGCAGGCGGTCACGGTCTTGAAGGGCGCGGAGATCTACGCGAAGTTCGCGCGGCTCGGGATCGACTACGGCCCGAGCTTCCGAACGCTGCAATGGGTTCAGCGCGCGGGTACCAAGCTCGTGGCGAAGATCGAGGCGCGTCCTTCGCGAGGCGGAGAGCTCGTTGTGGCCGGTCTCCTCGACGGTGCGCTTCAAAGTCTCATCGGGTTCGCGCAGGACGAGGGCGAAGGTTCGTCGGTTCCGTTCAGCATGGATGCCGTGGAGGTGTACGGGCCCGTCGACTCCGAACTGTACGTCGTCGTGGATGTCAAACCATCCAAAGGCCCCGGTCCCAGCCTGTCGCGTCAGGTCGATCTCAAGCTGATCGCGCTCGATGGGCAGGTGCGGGTCAGCATCGAGAATCTCACCGTTCGGAAGTATGCGAACAAGACGCAATCCATCCAGGCGCCGACGAGCCCGCGCGTCGTGTTGTGTGAGGTCGACTGGCGCGACCGCCCCGCCGGGGAGGTGCCGATCGACCTGGCCGCTGCGCGTGGCGTGCTGGTGCTCGAGGGGCGAGCTGGTCTCTCGAGTGCACTCCAATCCTGGTGTTCCGAGAGGCAGCATCGGATGCCGATCATCTCGGTGACCCCCGACGGGCCGTTCGCGCAGCTCGGTCCGGCCGAATACTGCGTCGACCCAAGTCGCCCGGAGGACTTTGCTCGGCTGTGGAGCGCTCTTGCGGCCGGTGGCATCGCGGTGAGTCACGTGCTCAACCTTTGGTCCATCCACGGCGCGCAACGCGGCGGGGCCGGGGAATCGCTGGAGGACAGAATAGCGACGGGCCCGCTCGCGACGTTCGATCTCGTCGCCGCCTCGGCTCGGGCAGGGACGAGGAAGCTTCGCCTCCTGCATGCGTACCTTACGGATGACCCGCTGGCCGGCGCCGACGCGATGATGGCTGGTTTTGCGGAGAGCGTCGTCCGGGAAAAGCCGGACTACGACCTCCGGGTTGTTGGGCTTGGAGACGCGTGCCGTGCGCCGTCGGTGCTGGTCGACGTGCTCGCACGAGATCTGTTCAGCAAGGGCGCGCCGCGCCACGTGCGGTGGGTCGATCCCCGGCAATCGCGCTTCATGGGTGTGCGACGCCTGGAGGCCGACGCTGCCGGCACGTCGGCGGTCGCGGCGGCGCCGGTCGCCGGTGGTGTCTACCTCGTCACGGGCGGCATGGGCGGCGTGGGTCGTCACGTCGCGCATTGGCTCGCGTCGGAGTTCGGCGCCCGCCTCGCGCTCGTCGGGCGGCACGCCCGCGATCCGATGATCGAAGCCAAGCTCGAGCCGCTGCGCCGCGCGGGCGCGGCGGCCGTCGAGTACTTCTCCTGCGACGTTGCATGCGCGGACGAGGTCGACGCGTTGATCCCGGCGATCCAAAACAAGCTCGGCGCGCTGCGCGGAATCATCCACGCGGCCGGCGTGCTCAACGATTCGCTTCTCGTCAACAAGACACGCGCAGACTTCGAACGCGTCGTGTCGCCGAAGGTGTTCGGCGCGGTTCACCTCCATCGAGCCACCGCGCGCCATCATCTCGATTTCTTCGCCGCGTTCTCGTCGCTGGCGGCGCTGAAGGGGAACGTGGGCCAGGTGGACTACGCGACCGCCAACGCCTTTCTCGGCCACTTTGCGGCGTGGCGCGAAGGGCAGCGCGAGAGAGGTGAATGCTCGGGGATCACCGTAGCCATCGACTGGCCGCTCTGGCGGGACGGCGGAATGCAGGTCACCGCCGAGATCGAGCAGCGGCTGCGAGACGCGTTCGGTCTTGAGCCGCTCGAGACGGGGGAGGGGATGGACGCGTTCCGGACGATCCTCGCGCGGGGCGTTCCGCGTGTCGCCGTGGCACGCGGGCGCGTCTCCGCCGTCTCTCGTTACCTCGGCCTGGAAGGCGACGACGTCAAGGTATCAACGGTCACTGCGGGCGCGATCGAGCGCGGGCCTGTCGCGGCGATGCACGAGCCCCCGCCGCAGCGGACGGGCGGCGATCCCGGTCAACGAGAGCAGGCCGCTGTCGCCATGTTGACTCAGATCTGCGTGGCGACCCTCGGGCTCGACGCTGCCGACGTCGACCCCGACGCGCCGTTCGACACGCTGGGAGTCGATTCGATCCTCATGATGAAGATCCTGTCGGCGATCGAGCAGCACGTCCACTTGCCAGTGCCGCCCAGCATGATCCTCGAGAATCCGACCGTCCATCAGCTCGCGAAGGCGCTGGTCGCCGAGGGTTTCGTCCGGGAGCCGAGCGCCAAGGCGAACGGCGTGCGGACGGAAGCTCCGGCCCCGTCCATGGAGCCGATCGCGCCTTCGCGGTCGCCTGCCGCCGCGCCGGTGCCCGCTGAGCGGGCGCCCGATCGCCGGATCGCCGTGATCGGGATGGCTTGCCGCTTCCCGGGTTCTCCGAGCCCGGAGTCGTTCTGGGAGAATTTGCGGGGCGAAAAGTGCCTGGTCACCGAGGTGCCGCCCGATCGCTGGGACGTCGGTCGATCGTTTAGCCCCGATAAGAGCGCCGGCAGATCCTACTCGAAGTGGGGCGGCTTCATCGAAGGCGTGGATCTCTTCGACAACGAGTTCTTCGGCGTCGCCGACGAGGACGCGGTGGTGATGGATCCCCAGCAGCGCATCGTCCTCGAGCTGACCCAGGAGTTGTTTGACCGGGCGGGGTATGCACGCCGCGAGATCGAGGGGCGAAACATCGCCGTGCTCCTCGGCGCGTCGCAGAGCAGCTACATCAACCTGGTCGAGGGCAACCTGAGCGACAAGCAGCTCGCCAAGGCCGTCGTGAGCACCATTTCGAACATGGTCGCGGCCCGGGTCGCCGACTTCTACAACCTCAAAGGCGCGGCCCAGACCATCGACGCCGCCTGCGCCTCGGCGCTGATCGCGGTGCACGACGCCTGCAAGGCGCTGGTCGACGGGTCCGTGGACATGGCTGTTGCGGGTGGCATCGGGCTCCTCCTGGACGACCGCCAGTTCGTATCGTTCAGCCGCGCCAGCGTCCTGTCGGATACCGGCGTTTGCCGCGTCTTCGACGAGAAGGCGAACGGCTTCGTCCTCGGCGAGGGCGCGGGGCTCGTTCTGCTCAAACGATACGACCAGGCCGTGAAGGACGGTGACCGGATCCTCGGCGTCATCCTGGGATCGGCGGTCAATAACGACGGCCGCACGATGGGCTTGACCGTGCCGAATCAGGCGGCGCAGGAGGCGGTGATCGAGCTGGCGCTCGCCAACGCCTCGGTGTCGGCTGACACCATTTCGTACCTCGAGGCGCACGGCACGGGGACGCTGCTCGGCGATCCCATCGAGGTCAAGGCCGCTTCCAAGGCGTACTCCAAGCAGACCGAGGCGAAGCGGTACTGCGGCATCGGTTCGGTGAAATCCAGCGTGGGGCACCTGATGCGGGCCGCCGGGATCGCGAGCTTGATCAAGGTGATCTTGTCGCTCCAGCACGGGACAATCCCCGCGACGCTCCACTGCGACGAGCCCCACGCGCGATTCCAGTTCGAGCAATCGCCGTTCTACCCGGTCCGGGGCACGCAGGAGTGGCGCCCGCTCAAGGGAGTGCGCCGGGCGGGGATCTCGTCGTTCGGTTTCGGCGGCACCAACTGCCACATGATCGTGGAGGAAGCGCCTCGATCGGTGCCGGCGCAACGGCAAGAGCGCCCCCCTCAACCGTTTCGGCGTCGGCGCTTCTGGGCGGACGGGAAAACCCCGGCGCCGAGGCACGACGAACGCCATCTGTGGGACATCCTCAGCCGCCTCGAGCGGGGCGAGCTGAGCTCGGAACAAGCGACGCGAATGACCGCGCAGGCACTTTGA